A segment of the Candidatus Andeanibacterium colombiense genome:
TGAGGTCCCCGCCTGCGCGGGGACACAGAGATCAGACCTCGATGCTCTCCAGTACCCCGCCGTCGACCGCCCAGTCCTGTCCGGTGACATGGCTCGCCGCGTCGGACAGCAGGAAGGCGGCGACTTCTGCCAGCTCCTCGACCGAGCCCATCCGGCGCATCGGCACGCGGCCTTCGATCTTGCCCTGCTGTTCGGGCGGGATGCGGTCGAGCGCTTCGGTGCGGATGAAGCCGGGGATGATGCAGTTCGCGCGGATATTGTGCGGCGCCATCTCGACCGCGATCGCGCGGGTCAGGCCGAGCACGCCGTGCTTCGATGCGACATAGGCCGGGTTCATCGCCATGCCGCGTTTCGAGCCCATGCTGCCGGTGACGAGGATCGCGCCTTTCCGCGCTTCGATCATCGCTGGCAGGACTTTCTGCGCCGCCCAGAACACGCTGGTCAAATTCACCCGAAGGGTCTGCTCGAACACCTCGGGGTCGAAGACGGTGAAGGGGGTGAAGCCGCCGGTCAGGCCGGCATTCGCGAACAGCGCCTCGACCGGCCCGAAATGCGCGGCGGCCGCATCGATCGCCGCGTCGAGTTGGGCCTTGTCGCCGACATCGGCGGTGAAGCCTGAGCTATTCGCCCCCAGCTCCGCCACCGCTTCGTCGAGCAGTTCCTTGCGCCGCGCGATCAGCGACAGCCGTGCGCCGCGTTCGGCCAGCAGCCTGGCGACGCCGAGCCCGATTCCGCTCGATGCGCCGGTGACGACGATATGCTTGCCCGCGAAATCCATTCAGGTCCTCTTGTTTATCAGGGCCGCCCATTTTGGCGCGGCCGGATGGTCGTGCGCCCCGGGCGACCATTGCCGCTCCATCAGCGCACGGGCCTCGGGCTCGGCCATGCCGCGCTCGAGGTTATAGCGATAGAAGAATGCCGAGACCCGCCAGTTCGCGATGCAATGGACATGGACCGGCGCGCCGCCGCCTTCGAGGGCTTCGACGAAGGCGGCGTAATGCGCCTCTTCCGGCGCCTCGAACGGCACCGGAATATGGGTGTAGACAATGCCGCGTTCGGTCAGCTTCGCGCCTTCATCCGCCAGCGCGTCGGGATGATCGTCCAGCGCGAGGTTGATCACATGGGCGACGCCGAGTTCGGCCAGCCGCGCGACATCCTTGTCCTCGATCCGGCCCGAGGTGGTGACGCCCGGCGACAGGCGCTGCCAGCCGCGGATGTCGTCGGGGTCGCTCACGCGAGCCCCAATACCTTCGCCGCATTGTCCTTCATGATCAGCGGCATCACCTCGTCGCGGAAGCCGACTTCGGCCGCGGCCGCCATCCATTTGTCCGGGTGGATCAGCGGGAAGTCGGTGCCGAACAGCATCTTGTGCTTGAGCTGGGTGTTCGCATACTGGATCACCTGCTTCGGGAAATACTTCGGGCTCCAGCCAGACAGATCGATGAACACGTTGTTTTTGTGCAGCGCCATCGACAGGCTCTCATCGACCCACGGCCAGCTCGGGTGGGCGAGGATGATCTTCATGTCCGGGAAATCGACCGCGACATCGTCGATCAGGATCGGCTGGCCGTATTTCAGCCGCATCCCGCCGCCGCCGCGCATCCCGGTGCCCATGCCTGAATGGCCGGTGTGGAAGATCGCGGGCAGGCCGTATTCGGCGATCACTTCATAGATCGGATAGGCCATCCGGTTGGCCGGATGCGCGTTCTGCGCGATGCCGTGGAACTTGAAGCCCTTGACCCCATAATTCTCGATCAGGTCGCGAGCCTCGCGGGCGCCGTATTTGCCCTTGTGCGGATCGATGCTGGCGAAGGCCATGCAGATGTCGTCGTTCTTCAGCGCCTGCTCGGCGACTTCGTAGTTGCTGACCCGTTTGGCGCCCATGCCGCTTTCGCAATCGACCGTGAACAGCACCAGCGCGATGTTGGTCTCGCGGTAGAGCTCGATGATCTCGGGCATCTTGGGGCGTTCGCGCGGTGCCTTGAAATAGGCGCTGGCCGCGTCGAAATACTGGCCCATCACCGGATCTTCCGGATCGTGGCACGAGACTTCGGCGTGGACGTGGACGTCGATCGCGCGGATCTTGGTGAGGTCGATGGGCACGGCGCGTCTTCTCCAGCCGAAATGAACAGGCCCATCCCCTGCACCGCAGAGGATGGGCCCGCAAGTCCTTCAATCAGCTTTAGAGCTGGATGATGACGGTCTTGGTTTCCTGATAGGCGTCGAGGCCGGCCTGGCCCTGTTCGCGGCCGAGGCCCGATTCCTTGTAGCCGCCGAACGGCAGCGCCGCGTCGATCATCGCGTGGCAATTGCCCCACACGGTGCCCGATTTGATCTTGGACGCGAGCCGGTGCATCGCCGAGACGTCCTTGGTCCACACGCCGGCGCCGAGGCCGAAGCAGGTGTCGTTCGCGGCCTTGGCGACCTCGTCAAGATCCTCGAAGCGCTGGGCGACCACGACCGGACCGAAGATCTCTTCGCGCACGACGCTCATCTGCGGGTTCACGTCGGCGAGGATGGTCGGGTTGACGTAATAGCCGCCCGGGCTGTCGCCGCCCATCACCACGCTCGCGCCGTCGCGCTTGCCGGCGTCGATATAGCCCATGACTTTGTCGTACTGCTCCTTCGAGACCAGCGGGCCCATGTGGGCGGCCGGATCGAGCGAAGCGCGCGGGGCCCAGAAGTCGGCGGTCTGGGTCATCCCTTCGAGCACCTGGTCGAACACCGACTTGTGCGCGAACAGGCGCGAACCGGCGACGCAGACCTGGCCCGAGTTGAAGAAGATCGCGCCGGCCACGCCGGGGGCGGTGGTCGCGACATCGACGTCGGGCATCACCACCACGGGGCTCTTGCCGCCCAGTTCGAGGGTGACGCGCTTCATCGTGTCGGTCGCGTTGCGGTTGATTACCTTGCCGATCTCGGTCGAGCCAGTGAAGGCGACCTTGCTGACGTCGGGGTGCTTGACCATGCGGTCGCCCGCGGTGTGGCCGTTGCCGGTGATGATGTTGATCACGCCCGCCGGGAAACCGGCTTCCTGCACGATGTCGGCCAGCTTGAGCGCGGTGAGCGAAGTCTGCTCGGCCGGCTTGAGCACGGTGGTGCAGCCCGCGGCGACCGCCGGGGCGATCTTGAGGCAGGCCATCAGCAGCGGGAAGTTCCACGGCACGATCTGCGCGCAGACGCCGACCGGCTCCTTGACGGTATAGCTGAACACAGTGCCGGTCGGCATGGTGTAGGGCTGGATCACCTGGCCGCCGCTCTTGCTGGCCCAGCCGGCCATGTAACGGATCTGGCTGATCGCGCCCGGAATATCGACCGCGCCGGCCATGCCCTTGGGCTTGCCGTTGTCGATCGCCTCGAGCTCGGCGAACAGATCGGCATCGCGTTCGAGCAGATCGGCGAAGCGGATCATCGTGCGCTCCCGCTCCATCGGCGGGAGGCCGTACCAGCGGTTGTCGTCAAGCGCGGCCTTGGCCGCGGCGACCGCGCGGTCGACATCCTTGTCCGACGCATCGACGATATGCGCGACGATCTTGCCCGACGACGGATCTTCGACCTCGAGCACTTTGTCATGCGAGGAATCGACCCATTCGCCGTTGATGAAAAGCTGCGGCTTGCGCGCGAGGAATGCCTTCGCGGCAGCCGAATATTCCCGCTGGGTGCGGTCGATCGTGGTCATCTCGTTCATTGGACGGTCCTTTCCCGAAGCGAATCTTTTACCATTGTTCGCAAGCTAGCAAATCCGCGCACCGCCCGCCAAGCAAAGCGCCGCACATCGTAACGATCGTTATAATCTAGGGCGCCTTCTGTCGAATCCAAATCTTTTTCACGGCCCGCCCAGCGCCTTGTCCTCGTTGGCGCGCTTGATCACATATTGGCGCACCGCTTCGGCATCCTCGGGGCTGACCACCTGCTTCCACGAGATCATTCCGCCCTGGTGGAGCGCGCCGCCGATCACGATCGCCTTGAACGCGTCGGCATGCTCGATCGCGCCGGAGCGGCGCAGGTCGGGATTGAGCGCGCCGGCGATCGCCGCGTCGCCGTGGCAGGCGGAGCAATAGCGGCCATACACCTCGGCGCCGCGCGCGGCCTGGGCGGCGGTGCCGCTGAAGGCAGGCGGATCGAGCACGAGCTTGTTGAGCGGCGGCGCCGGCGCGAGCTTCGCGGTCCCGCCCAGCTTGAACACCAGCAACCGGCTGATGTTGCGCGGGAAGCCCGACTTCGACGCGATGATGCCGGGCGCGATGTCCCAGATCCCGCCCCAGCCGGCCAGCACCGCGACATATTGCTCGCCGTCGATCGCATAGGTCATCGGCGCGGCGACGATCCCGCTCTGGGTCGGGAACGACCACAGCATTTTGCCGCTATCCGCGGAATAGGCGGCGAACTGCTCGGCCGCCGTGCCCTGGAACACCAGGTTGCCGGCGGTCGCCAGCGTGCCGCCGTTCCACGGGCCCTTGTAGGGCACCCGCCATGCTTCCTTTTTGGCGACCGGATTCCACGCGACCAGCGCCCCGGTGGTGCCGGCCAGTGCCTGCTCGCGGACCGCCTCGATCGCCGGCATCGCGACCGCCGCCGAATCCTGCGCGGTCTGGAAGCCGAGCGGCGAATCCTTCCAGCCCTTCGCGGCCTTGTAGGGGAAGCCGGCGACGTTCGCCGGGATATACATCAGCCCGGTCTTTGGCGAAAACGCGGACGGGTGCCACGAATGGGCGCCGGCCGCCCCGGGCAGCGAGACCCACACCTTGCCGGTCTGCTCATAGCGCGCCTCGGGGTTCAGCTGCGGGCGGCCGGTCTTCGGATCGATCCCGGTCGACCAGTTGATCTGGGTCCACGGCGTGGCCGAGAGGAACTGCCCGCTCTTCGCGTCGAGAATATAGAAATAGCCGTTCTTCGGCGCTTGCATGATCACGTGGCGCTGCCGGCCATCGATGGTCAGGTCGGCGAGAGTGATCTGCGCATCGCTGTCGAAGTCCCAACGGTCCTCTGGCGTTTCCTGGAAGTGCCACGCATATTCGCCGGTGTCGGCGTTCACCGCGACGATCGACGAGGTGTAGAGATTGTCGCCATTGGCCGAATCGGCGGTCTTGTTGCGGCCGTTCGCGTCGGGGTTCCACGGCTCGGCATTGCCGGTCCCGAAGATCACCAGATTGCTGGCCGCGTCATAGGTGATCGAATCCCACACGGTGCCGCCGCCGCCGAGCTTCCACCATTCGCCGCCCCAGGTCTTGGCGGCGGTTTCCATCGCCTTGTCCTCGAAGCCCTTCGACGGGTCGCCGGGGACGGTGTGAAAGCGCCACAATTGCTTGCCGGTCGCCCAGTCGTAGGCGGCGATGAAGCCGCGCGCGCGGTATTCGGCGCCGCCCGAACCGATCAGCACCTTGCCATGCGCGACGCGCGGCGCACCGGTTATCGTGTAGCTCTGGTGATCGGGCACCACCTCGCTGCGCCAGGCGACCGAACCGTCCTTCTGGTTCAGCGCGACCAGAAAACCATCGAGCGTCGCGACATAGACCTTGTCGCCATAGAGCGCGACGCCGCGGTTCACCGCGTCGCAGCAGGCGACCGGCAGCGTCTCGCGCGGGACCTTGGGATCGTAGGACCATTTGAGCGCGCCGGTCTTCGCGTCATAGGCCTTCACCATCGACCAGGCGGTGCTGACGTAGAGCACCCCGTCATGCATCAGCGGGGTCGCTTCCTGCCCGCGCGCCGTGTCGAGATCGGCCGACCAGACGAGGCCAAGCTTGGAAACATTGCTGTCGCTCACCTGGGTCAGCGGGCTGAAGCGCTGCTCGGCATAGTCGCGGCCGTAGGTCAGCCATTCATTGCCGTCGGCCGCCGCGAGCATCGCGTCGGTCACGCCCTCGGTCGGGAGCGCCGAGGGCTTGGTGCCCGAACCGCAGGCCGCCAGCGCGAAAGCAGCGGCCAGCGCCGCGACGAGACCTAACCGCATTCCTACTTCTCCCGTCGCCGCCTTAGCCCCAGCGATTGATTTCCGGCCCCGGCGCGAAATTGCTGCGGGGATTGCTCATTTGCACACGCGCCAGCGCCTTGTGCACGCTCGGCCGTGCGGCGACCCGTTCCAGCCATTGGCTCAGCTTCGTCTTGCCCTCGAAAGCGGCCGGCTCGAGTTCCTGCGCGCCGACCAGCCAGGCATAGGTTTCGAGATCGGCGATCGAGAAGGTGCCCATCAGCCATTCACGGCCGTCGGCGAGCTGGGTCTCGGCGCGCTCGGCGAATTGCGCGATCTTGGCGCGGCTATCGGCGGCCTTGCCTTCGTCCACGGCGCCGTCGCGCAATTCCTGCCAGCGGGCGCGGAGATCCTCGCTCTCGATGTGGCCGAGCAGCGCGGTGAACTCGTCCGCATCCAGCGCCGCGACCTTCGCCTGCGACCGCGCGAAAATGCCGAGATAGGCGACCGCGGGGCTCAGCCGCTCGGTCGCCTGGCGGCACCACATCAGCATCTGCCAATGGGCATAGGGATCGGCCGGCTGCAGACCGCAGCCACCTGCCGCGTCGTCGAAATATTGCGCGAGGAACACCGCTTCGCTCATCGCTTCACCGTCGATCACCAGCACCGGGCCTTCGCCTTCGACCGCCATCGCCAGCGCGACGTCCTCGGTCACACCGGGCAGCGTGTGGCGTTCGCCCCTGAGCAGGTCGATGTGCCGGGTCTCGATCGCCAGCCCGCTTTCCTCCAGCGCGGCAAGCACGCTCAGCGAAGGCCCGTTGGGCTCGCCGTGATAGAGCACCGCGCTCATGCGAATTCTCCCATGATCGCGTTGAAGCGGTCGGTGAAGCGGCCCGAGCCCATCGCCCAGGTCTGCTGCACCGCCGGGCGGCGATAGACGGTCTTGAGCCAGCGCCACAGATTGGGGGTCAGTTCGGGGCTCGTCAGTTCGGGGTTGCCGACGGGGAGCATATAGGTCGAGTTGAAGATGTTGATGTCGGCCAGCGAATACCGGTCGCTGCCGATATAGGCGCGCTTGCCCAGTTCTTCCTCGATCAGTCTGACGCCATGCGCGATCCGGCGCTTGCTTTCGGCCAGTTCGGCTTCGCTGAATTCGGCGAACATCGCCTTGCGCCACGCGACCCGGCGTTCGGGCAGCGGGATCCGCGCGATCATCGCCTCGCGCTCTTCCTCGGATTTGTGGGCGAGGGCGGGGCCGACGAAGGTGCACCAGCCGATCATCGAGAAGCTCGGCCCGAGCCACTGGTCCATGAACTTCATCCACCAGCGGATCCGCCAGCGGTCCCGCGCGTCGACCGGCATCAGCGCGGGGCCGGCGAAGGCCTCGTCGACATATTCCATGATCGCGGTGCTCTCGGTCAGGATCCGGTCGCCATGGAACATCGCCGGGATCGTGCCCTGCGGATTGACCGCGAGATACTCCGGCTGGTGCTGGTCGAATTCCAGCATGTTGATGTAGTGGCTGGCGAAGGGCACGCCCTTCTCGACCAGAGCCAGCATCGGCTTGCCCGAATTGGCGTTCGGCTCCCAGTGGTAGAGCTTGACGTCGGCCATCCATGTCTCCTGCCCGAAGGCTTCGGCGCTCGATTTTCGGCGCCGTATTTGTAAGCGATGCTTACGGTCCACGGGCGAGTCCGGTCAAGCGCGAACGGCCCGCGGTATCCCGAAGGGGGATCCGCGTTCACTAGGCAATAAAGTATACATTTTCAGCATGTTGCCTTGGCAAAGGCAATCGCCATATGCAGCACTCGTCGGACGAGCGCGAGCCCGCGTTATGACCCTGGCTTAGCACCCTTACCGCTAGCGACAGGATTTCATATGAGCGCTCAATTGCCCTCCCGCGCCGACCATGTCGGTTCCTTTCTCCGCCCCGCCACCGTGCTCGACGCGCGCGATGCCTTCGCCAAGGGCGAATTGCCGGCGGAAAACCTCCGTTTCATCGAGGACCAGGCGATCAAGGATATCGCCAAATATCAGGAAAGCCTCGGCCTCAAGGCGGTCAGCGACGGCGAGTTCCGCCGCAAGTTCTTCCACACCGATTTCCTGCTCCAGCTCGACGGCGTGGTCGAAGAAGGCGGGATGGAAGTGGCGTTCCACAACGCCGCCGGGACCGATGTCCATTTCGCCCCGCCGCGGATGGTGATCGACGGCAAGATCAGGCACGCCAAGCCGATCGAGCGGGCCAATTTCGAATATCTCAGGAGCGTGGTGAGCGAGACCCCGAAGGTCACGATCCCGTCGCCGACCATGCTGCACTTCCGCGCCGGGCGCGACGGCATCCCGGCCGACGTCTATCCCGAGATGCAGCAGTTCTACGACGATGTCGCCGAGGCCTATCGCGCCGAAGTCGCCGATCTCGCCGATGCCGGCTGCCGCTATCTCCAGTTCG
Coding sequences within it:
- a CDS encoding SDR family NAD(P)-dependent oxidoreductase; translation: MDFAGKHIVVTGASSGIGLGVARLLAERGARLSLIARRKELLDEAVAELGANSSGFTADVGDKAQLDAAIDAAAAHFGPVEALFANAGLTGGFTPFTVFDPEVFEQTLRVNLTSVFWAAQKVLPAMIEARKGAILVTGSMGSKRGMAMNPAYVASKHGVLGLTRAIAVEMAPHNIRANCIIPGFIRTEALDRIPPEQQGKIEGRVPMRRMGSVEELAEVAAFLLSDAASHVTGQDWAVDGGVLESIEV
- a CDS encoding protein tyrosine phosphatase family protein, which produces MSDPDDIRGWQRLSPGVTTSGRIEDKDVARLAELGVAHVINLALDDHPDALADEGAKLTERGIVYTHIPVPFEAPEEAHYAAFVEALEGGGAPVHVHCIANWRVSAFFYRYNLERGMAEPEARALMERQWSPGAHDHPAAPKWAALINKRT
- a CDS encoding amidohydrolase family protein — protein: MPIDLTKIRAIDVHVHAEVSCHDPEDPVMGQYFDAASAYFKAPRERPKMPEIIELYRETNIALVLFTVDCESGMGAKRVSNYEVAEQALKNDDICMAFASIDPHKGKYGAREARDLIENYGVKGFKFHGIAQNAHPANRMAYPIYEVIAEYGLPAIFHTGHSGMGTGMRGGGGMRLKYGQPILIDDVAVDFPDMKIILAHPSWPWVDESLSMALHKNNVFIDLSGWSPKYFPKQVIQYANTQLKHKMLFGTDFPLIHPDKWMAAAAEVGFRDEVMPLIMKDNAAKVLGLA
- a CDS encoding aldehyde dehydrogenase family protein is translated as MNEMTTIDRTQREYSAAAKAFLARKPQLFINGEWVDSSHDKVLEVEDPSSGKIVAHIVDASDKDVDRAVAAAKAALDDNRWYGLPPMERERTMIRFADLLERDADLFAELEAIDNGKPKGMAGAVDIPGAISQIRYMAGWASKSGGQVIQPYTMPTGTVFSYTVKEPVGVCAQIVPWNFPLLMACLKIAPAVAAGCTTVLKPAEQTSLTALKLADIVQEAGFPAGVINIITGNGHTAGDRMVKHPDVSKVAFTGSTEIGKVINRNATDTMKRVTLELGGKSPVVVMPDVDVATTAPGVAGAIFFNSGQVCVAGSRLFAHKSVFDQVLEGMTQTADFWAPRASLDPAAHMGPLVSKEQYDKVMGYIDAGKRDGASVVMGGDSPGGYYVNPTILADVNPQMSVVREEIFGPVVVAQRFEDLDEVAKAANDTCFGLGAGVWTKDVSAMHRLASKIKSGTVWGNCHAMIDAALPFGGYKESGLGREQGQAGLDAYQETKTVIIQL
- a CDS encoding PQQ-dependent dehydrogenase, methanol/ethanol family; this translates as MRLGLVAALAAAFALAACGSGTKPSALPTEGVTDAMLAAADGNEWLTYGRDYAEQRFSPLTQVSDSNVSKLGLVWSADLDTARGQEATPLMHDGVLYVSTAWSMVKAYDAKTGALKWSYDPKVPRETLPVACCDAVNRGVALYGDKVYVATLDGFLVALNQKDGSVAWRSEVVPDHQSYTITGAPRVAHGKVLIGSGGAEYRARGFIAAYDWATGKQLWRFHTVPGDPSKGFEDKAMETAAKTWGGEWWKLGGGGTVWDSITYDAASNLVIFGTGNAEPWNPDANGRNKTADSANGDNLYTSSIVAVNADTGEYAWHFQETPEDRWDFDSDAQITLADLTIDGRQRHVIMQAPKNGYFYILDAKSGQFLSATPWTQINWSTGIDPKTGRPQLNPEARYEQTGKVWVSLPGAAGAHSWHPSAFSPKTGLMYIPANVAGFPYKAAKGWKDSPLGFQTAQDSAAVAMPAIEAVREQALAGTTGALVAWNPVAKKEAWRVPYKGPWNGGTLATAGNLVFQGTAAEQFAAYSADSGKMLWSFPTQSGIVAAPMTYAIDGEQYVAVLAGWGGIWDIAPGIIASKSGFPRNISRLLVFKLGGTAKLAPAPPLNKLVLDPPAFSGTAAQAARGAEVYGRYCSACHGDAAIAGALNPDLRRSGAIEHADAFKAIVIGGALHQGGMISWKQVVSPEDAEAVRQYVIKRANEDKALGGP
- a CDS encoding glutathione S-transferase family protein — translated: MSAVLYHGEPNGPSLSVLAALEESGLAIETRHIDLLRGERHTLPGVTEDVALAMAVEGEGPVLVIDGEAMSEAVFLAQYFDDAAGGCGLQPADPYAHWQMLMWCRQATERLSPAVAYLGIFARSQAKVAALDADEFTALLGHIESEDLRARWQELRDGAVDEGKAADSRAKIAQFAERAETQLADGREWLMGTFSIADLETYAWLVGAQELEPAAFEGKTKLSQWLERVAARPSVHKALARVQMSNPRSNFAPGPEINRWG
- a CDS encoding glutathione S-transferase family protein encodes the protein MADVKLYHWEPNANSGKPMLALVEKGVPFASHYINMLEFDQHQPEYLAVNPQGTIPAMFHGDRILTESTAIMEYVDEAFAGPALMPVDARDRWRIRWWMKFMDQWLGPSFSMIGWCTFVGPALAHKSEEEREAMIARIPLPERRVAWRKAMFAEFSEAELAESKRRIAHGVRLIEEELGKRAYIGSDRYSLADINIFNSTYMLPVGNPELTSPELTPNLWRWLKTVYRRPAVQQTWAMGSGRFTDRFNAIMGEFA
- a CDS encoding 5-methyltetrahydropteroyltriglutamate--homocysteine S-methyltransferase — encoded protein: MSAQLPSRADHVGSFLRPATVLDARDAFAKGELPAENLRFIEDQAIKDIAKYQESLGLKAVSDGEFRRKFFHTDFLLQLDGVVEEGGMEVAFHNAAGTDVHFAPPRMVIDGKIRHAKPIERANFEYLRSVVSETPKVTIPSPTMLHFRAGRDGIPADVYPEMQQFYDDVAEAYRAEVADLADAGCRYLQFDDTNLAYLCDETHRENARKRGVDPDETPRAYAALINASFRDAPTDMLKAIHLCRGNFRSSWAAEGGYEPVAEIMFNELEIDAFLLEYDDPRSGDFAPLRFLPKGKVVVLGLVTTKLGELETKDDVKRRIDEALKFTSLDQLALSPQCGFASTHHGNDLSIQQQSDKIRLVVEVAEEVWG